One part of the Humulus lupulus chromosome 9, drHumLupu1.1, whole genome shotgun sequence genome encodes these proteins:
- the LOC133802602 gene encoding uncharacterized protein LOC133802602, translating into MWKVYVCEEEKKEVGRQEAPGSCPQCGGKVEAMDVESRWRFCFLPICFNIKRKYFCTLCSRRLVLYY; encoded by the coding sequence ATGTGGAAGGTTTACGTTTGCGAAGAGGAGAAGAAGGAGGTGGGGAGGCAAGAGGCTCCGGGATCGTGCCCTCAGTGCGGCGGAAAGGTGGAAGCCATGGATGTGGAGAGCCGGTGGAGATTCTGCTTTCTCCCCATCTGCTTCAACATCAAGAGGAAGTATTTTTGTACTCTCTGCTCCAGACGACTCGTCTTGTACTACTAA